The following proteins are encoded in a genomic region of Chroicocephalus ridibundus chromosome 29, bChrRid1.1, whole genome shotgun sequence:
- the SYCE2 gene encoding LOW QUALITY PROTEIN: synaptonemal complex central element protein 2 (The sequence of the model RefSeq protein was modified relative to this genomic sequence to represent the inferred CDS: substituted 1 base at 1 genomic stop codon): MSXKEHDVPEVEAAAGGSPFLAGVGRDELPSENPDRTEGLPVAPRPGTEAALDGQASRYFASLDASVGGLQQRAQQLIDRVNDSRKEDHTVMSGFRESLLLKVSGLAEQLEERLFHLYGLHNELIQERLQELAEVMERVGQAEAELQQVCRTVEAAYRDLCLQPET; the protein is encoded by the exons ATGTCGTGAAAGGAGCACGATGTCCCCGAGGTGGAGGCGGCAGCAGGCGGCAGCCCCTTCTTGGCAGGAGTGGGCAGGGACGAGCTCCCCAGCGAGAACCCCGACAG GACGGAGGGTCTGCCAGTGGCCCCCCGGCCCGGCACAGAGGCGGCGCTGGACGGCCAGGCCTCCCGCTACTTTGCCTCGCTGGACGCCAGCGTCGGGGGCCTGCAGCAGCGCGCCCAGCAGCTGATCGACAGAGTGAACGACAGCCGAAAGGAGGATCACACCGTCATGAGTGGCTTCAGGGAGAGCCTGCTGCTGaag GTCTCAGGGCTGgcggagcagctggaggagcggcTCTTCCACCTCTACGGCCTCCACAATGAGCTGATCCAggagcggctgcaggagctggcagaggtgaTGGAGCGAGTGGGGCAGGCTGAGGCCGAGCTCCAGCAGGTCTGCCGCACCGTGGAGGCGGCCTACCGagacctctgcctgcagcccgAGACCTGA
- the FARSA gene encoding phenylalanine--tRNA ligase alpha subunit yields MSPSVAELLLERLDRAAAGPGGGLCSLEAAAALGLDHQTLVGAVKSLQALGEVIEAEARSATRWELSPEGAEALRDGSPEVRLFRSLPAEGLPQSDAMKLPGGSVGFSKAMANKWLHLEKGAPGGPRVFRAVPEVQDRVQESLRRVQQGEAEGLPERERTELKRRKLLLEVTLKSYWIRKGSAFSTAVARQETELTPEMIATGSWRQLPFKPYNFSALGLPPACGHLHPLLKVRSQLRQIFLEMGFTEMPTDNFVESSFWNFDALFQPQQHPARDQHDTFFLQDPAEAPELPAGYTAKVKKVHSQGGYGSQGYKYDWRLEEARKNLLRTHTTSASARALYRLARQEKFSPVKYFSIDRVFRNESLDATHLAEFHQVEGVVADRGLTLGHLMGTLRQFFSKLGITQLRFKPAYNPYTEPSMEVFSYHEGLKKWVEVGNSGVFRPELLLPMGLPENVSVIAWGLSLERPTMIKYGINNIRELVGHRINLQMVYDSPLCRLDT; encoded by the exons ATGTCGCCGAGCGTGgccgagctgctgctggagcggctggaccgggcggcggcggggcccggcgggggccTCTGCAGCCTGGAGGCGGCCGCCGCGCTCGGCCTCGACCACCAGACGCTCGTCGGGGCCGTCAAGAGCCTGCAGGcgctgggggag GTGATCGAGGCGGAGGCGCGGTCGGCGACGCGGTGGGAGCTGAGCCCCGAGGGGGCGGAGGCGCTGCGGGACGGCAGCCCCGAGGTGCGGCTCTTCCGCAGCCTCCCGGCCGAGGGGCTGCCCCAGAGCGACGCCATG AAGCTGCCCGGTGGCTCGGTGGGCTTCAGCAAGGCCATGGCCAACAAGTGGCTGCACCTGGAGAAGGGGGCGCCCGGCGGCCCCCGCGTCTTTCGTGCT gtgccGGAGGTGCAGGACAGGGTGCAGGAGAGCCTGCGGCGGGTGCAGCAGGGGGAGGCCGAGGGGCTGCCCGAACGTGAGCGCACCGAGCTCAAGAGGAGGAAGCTGCTGCTGGAAGT caccctcaaaTCCTACTGGATCCGCAAGGGCAGCGCCTTCAGCACGGCAGTGGCGCGGCAGGAGACGGAGCTGACGCCGGAGATGATCGCCAC GGGCTCCTGGCGGCAGCTCCCCTTCAAGCCCTACAACTTCTCAGCCCTGGGGCTACCACCGGCTTGCGGCCACCTCCACCCGCTGCTGAAGGTGCGCTCGCAGCTGCGCCAGATCTTCCTGGAGATGGG GTTCACAGAGATGCCCACCGACAACTTCGTGGAGAGCTCCTTCTGGAATTTCGACGCCctcttccagccccagcagcacccggcCCGCGACCAGCACGACACCTTCTTTCTgcagg atCCCGCCGAGGCCCCTGAGCTGCCCGCTGGCTACACGGCCAAGGTGAAGAAGGTCCACTCACAGGGAGGCTACGGCTCACAGGG GTACAAGTACGACTGGCGGCTGGAGGAGGCGAGGAAGAACCTGCTGCGCACCCACACCACGTCGGCCAGTGCCCGGGCACTCTACCGGCTGGCCCGCCAG GAGAAGTTCTCCCCGGTGAAATACTTCTCCATCGACCGGGTTTTCCGCAACGAGAGCCTGGATGCCACCCACTTGGCCGAGTTCCACCAGGTGGAGGGGGTGGTGGCTGACCGCGGCCTCACCCTCGGCCACCTCATGGGCACCCTCCGGCAGTTCTTCAGCAAGCTGG gcatCACCCAGCTGCGCTTCAAGCCGGCCTATAACCCCTACACCGAGCCCAGCATGGAGGTGTTCAGCTACCACGAGG GGCTGAAGAAGTGGGTGGAGGTGGGGAACTCGGGGGTCTTCcgccctgagctgctgctgcccatGGGGCTGCCCGAGAACGTCTCCGTCATCGCCTGGGGGCTCTCGCTGGAGCG CCCCACCATGATCAAATACGGCATCAACAACATCCGCGAGCTGGTGGGGCACCGCATTAACCTGCAGATGGTCTACGACAGCCCGCTCTGCCGCCTGGACACCTAG
- the CALR gene encoding calreticulin, with translation MGRGRRRAEGRRADKRRRRHHPPPQCRAPPGQEGGEGRAVWGPTAMSRLSLPVLLGALLALAAAGPTQFFREEFGDGDAWTRRWVESKHKSDYGRFVLTAGKFYGDAEKDKGIQTSQDARFYAISSRFEPFSNRDKTLVVQFTVKHEQNIDCGGGYVKLFPASLNQEDMHGDSEYNIMFGPDICGPGTKKVHVIFNYKGKNVLINKDIRCKDDEFTHLYTLVVRPDNTYEVKIDNGRVESGSLEEDWDLLPPRKIKDPEARKPDDWDERAKIDDPEDTKPEDWDKPEHIPDPDAKKPEDWDEEMDGEWEPPVIQNPEYKGEWRPRQIDNPDYKGKWVHPEIDNPEYSPDPHLYAYDSFGVIGLDLWQVKSGTIFDNFLITDDEKLAEEIGNETWGATKEAERKMKEQQDEEQRKKQEEEEKQRKEEEGDEEGDEEEDEEEEEPEEAEATPRDEL, from the exons ATGGGCCGGGGCCGGAGGCGGgccgaggggcggcgggcggaTAAAAGGCGGCGGCGCCACCACCCCCCTCCGCAGTGccgggcgccgccgggccaggagggaggggaaggccgCGCTGTGTGGGGACCGACCGCCATGAGCCGCCTCAGCCTCCCCGTCCTGCTCGGCGCCCTCCTGGCgctggcggcggccgggcccaCCCAGTTCTTCCGGGAGGAGttcggggatggag ATGCCTGGACCCGCCGGTGGGTGGAATCAAAGCACAAGTCCGACTATGGCCGGTTCGTCCTCACAGCTGGGAAGTTCTACGGCGACGCTGAGAAGGATAAAG GCATCCAGACAAGCCAGGACGCCCGGTTCTACGCCATCTCCTCCCGCTTTGAGCCCTTCAGCAACCGGGACAAGACGCTGGTGGTGCAGTTCACGGTGAAGCACGAGCAGAACATAGACTGTGGCGGTGGCTACGTCAAGCTCTTCCCGGCCAGCCTGAACCAGGAGGACATGCACGGCGACTCAGAGTACAACATCATGTTCG GCCCTGACATCTGCGGCCCCGGCACCAAGAAGGTCCACGTCATCTTCAACTACAAAGGGAAGAACGTCCTGATCAACAAGGACATTCGCTGcaag gacgACGAGTTCACCCACCTCTATACGCTGGTGGTGCGTCCCGACAACACCTACGAGGTGAAGATCGACAACGGGCGGGTGGAGTCGGGCAGCCTGGAGGAGGACTGGGACCTGCTGCCCCCCCGCAAGATCAAGGACCCCGAGGCGCGGAAACCCGATGACTGGGATGAGCGGGCCAAGATCGATGACCCCGAGGACACCAAGCCTGAG gacTGGGACAAGCCCGAGCACATCCCTGACCCTGATGCCAAGAAGCCGGAGGATTGGGATGAGGAGATGGACGGGGAGTGGGAGCCCCCCGTCATCCAGAACCCCGAGTACAAG GGCGAATGGCGGCCCCGGCAGATCGACAATCCCGATTACAAGGGGAAGTGGGTGCACCCCGAGATCGACAACCCCGAGTACAGCCCCGACCCCCACCTCTACGCCTACGACAGCTTCGGTGTCATCGGCCTCGACCTCTGGCAG GTGAAATCCGGCACCATTTTCGACAACTTTCTCATCACGGATGATGAGAAATTAGCAGAGGAAATCGGGAACGAGACCTGGGGGGCCACCAAG GAAGCcgagaggaagatgaaggagcAGCAGGACGAAGAGCAGCGCaagaagcaggaggaagaggaaaagcagcggaaggaggaggaaggggacgaGGAAGGGGACGAGGAGGAAGACGAAGAGGAGGAAGAACCCGAGGAGGCGGAAGCAACCCCCCGGGACGAgctgtga
- the RAD23A gene encoding UV excision repair protein RAD23 homolog A, with translation MLWGPPGGAGAAVAVAVTAAAAMAVTVTLKTLQQQTFKIRMEPHETVRALKEKIEAEKGSDAFPVAGQKLIYAGKILSDDVPIREYRIDEKNFVVVMVTKAKSSLGAAAPEASAGGTAEPPAAPGPPPAADAIPPPPAAPSEETPSQDLPPLTLSEPPAGSVPPPGSAGRSADAASTLVTGSEYETMLTEIMSMGYERERVVAALRASYNNPHRAVEYLLTGIPGSPEPERPPVQESRPPEQPAPEGENPLEFLREQPQFQNMRQVIQQNPALLPALLQQLGQENPQLLQQISQHQEQFIQMLNEPLGELGDLEGEMGAIGDESPQMNYIQVTPQEKEAIERLKALGFPESLVIQAYFACEKNENLAANFLLSQNFDDD, from the exons ATGTTGTGGGGGCCGCCGGGAGGAGCCGGAGCCGCCGTTGCCGTTGCCGttaccgccgccgccgccatggcggtGACCGTGACGCTGAAGACGCTGCAGCAACAAACCTTCAAGATCCGGATGGAGCCGCACGAAACG gtGCGGGCGCTGAAGGAGAAGATCGAGGCAGAGAAGGGCAGCGACGCCTTTCCTGTGGCCGGGCAGAAGCTCATTTACGCTGGGAAGATCCTGAGCGACGACGTCCCCATCCGTGAGTACCGTATTGATGAGAAGAACTTCGTGGTTGTCATGGTGACCAAg GCCAAGTCTTCGCTGGGCGCCGCAGCCCCCGAGGCCAGTGCCGGTGGCACCGCGGAGCCTCCCGCGGCACCagggccccccccggccgccgacGCCATCCCCCCGCCACCAGCcgcccccagcgaggagacgccATCCCAGGACCTCCCTCCACTCACCCTCTCAGAGCCCCCAGCAGG CTCTGTTCCCCCCCCAGGTAGCGCGGGGCGCTCGGCCGACGCCGCCTCCACCCTCG TGACGGGCTCGGAGTACGAGACGATGCTGACGGAGATCATGTCGATGGGCTACGAGCGGGAGCGGGTGGTGGCCGCGCTGCGCGCCAGCTACAACAACCCCCACCGCGCCGTCGAGTACCTGCTGACG GGCATCCCCGGCAGCCCCGAGCCCGAGCGCCCGCCCGTGCAGGAGAGTCGCCCCCCGGAGCAGCCAGCGCCAGAAG GAGAGAACCCCCTGGAATTCTTGCGGGAGCAGCCCCAGTTCCAGAACATGCGGCAGGTGATCCAGCAGAacccggccctgctgcccgccctgctccagcagctgggccaggagaACCCCCAGCTGCTCCAG caaatCAGCCAGCACCAGGAGCAGTTCATCCAGATGCTGAACGAGCCGCTGGGGGAACTGGGCGACCTGGAGGGGGAGATGGGCGCCATCGGGGACGAGTCCCCCCAGATGAACTACATCCAGGTGACGCCTCAGGAAAAAGAAGCCATAGAAAGG TTGAAGGCGCTGGGCTTCCCCGAGAGCCTGGTGATCCAGGCCTACTTCGCCTGCGAGAAGAACGAGAACCTGGCGGCCAACTTCCTGCTCAGCCAGAACTTCGACGACGACTGA
- the GADD45GIP1 gene encoding LOW QUALITY PROTEIN: large ribosomal subunit protein mL64 (The sequence of the model RefSeq protein was modified relative to this genomic sequence to represent the inferred CDS: deleted 1 base in 1 codon), protein MAPPMGRALSAALSRARASLAIAAPARLYRAAPLRRRTGPAPADPADLRAAARRFGRLGDAAAVPVWRLWPSPEQLRAAEAEEREWDPPLREVEAALDRREREEERRREERRQLVARSLAAMPARVSAWRQERAAARERAREDAARRQRLLAEAGLGGLSRPGPPPRAAAARAQALLQDLERQRRREEKRRRRQEREEAARSAMAAAEAAAAARPPPGECHLLSDPPPPLRKHTHSTPKNGVKILCLISSPEL, encoded by the exons ATGGCGCCGCCCATGGGGCGAGCGCTGTCGGCGGCGCTGAGCCGGGCCCGGGCCTCGCTGGCGATCGCGGCCCCGGCGCGGCTCTACCGGGCGGCCCCGCTGCGGCGCCGCacgggcccggccccggcggacCCCGCGGAtctgcgggcggcggcgcggcggttCGGGCGGCTCGGGGACGCGGCGGCGGTGCCGGTGTGGCGGCTCTGGCCCAGCCCCGAGCAGCTGCGGGCGGCCGAGGCGGAGGAGCGCGAGTGGGACCCGCCATTGCGGGAGGTGGAGGCGGCGCTGGATcggcgggagcgggaggaggagcggcggcgggaggagag gcggcAGCTGGTGGCCCGCAGCCTGGCGGCGATGCCGGCACGGGTGAGCGCCTGGCGgcaggagcgggcggcggcgcgggagcgGGCGCGGGAGGACGCGGCGCGACGGCAGAGGCTGCTGGCCgaggcggggctgggggggctctcccga ccgggaccccccccccgcgccgccgctgcccgggcccAGGCGCTGCTGCAAGACCtggagcggcagcggcggcgggaggagaagcggcggcggcggcaggagcgggaGGAGGCCGCGCGCAGCGCCATGGCCGCCgccgaggccgccgccgccgcccggcccccccccggagAATGTCACCTCCTgagcgaccccccccccccactccggaAACACACCCACAGCACCCCCAAAAATGGGGTTAAAATTCTGTGTTTAATCTCTTCCCCCGAATTGTAG